One Roseomonas sp. OT10 DNA window includes the following coding sequences:
- a CDS encoding cell division ATP-binding protein FtsE, producing MAHPGGMVRFSDAGLRYPDPGGGAGEQALHSLTFTLPEGSFTWLTGESGAGKTTLLRLMQCGLRPTSGEVEVLGTRLSRAPRNALPRLRRRIGSVFQDYRLLPYLSAFDNVALPLRLAGRLESSLRPDVTEILRWVGLEARADALPPQLSGGEQQRVAIARAVVGRPELLVADEPTGNLDSRQARRLLALLTEMNRMGTTVVVATHSEDLVAAFPAPMLVLSRGRLVSYDGPGPEEQAMPAREDRVAGAPGHVPAPPADPPAGHAVSTWPMEEWEDPAPPQPPEDGGWGAAPRDARLPPRPTRPVRPYDPAREVPPPALDPRSPWEDGPDPRHG from the coding sequence GTGGCACATCCTGGCGGCATGGTGCGCTTCAGCGATGCGGGCCTCCGCTACCCCGATCCCGGTGGCGGAGCAGGGGAGCAGGCGCTGCACAGCCTGACCTTCACCCTGCCGGAAGGATCCTTCACCTGGCTCACCGGCGAATCCGGGGCGGGGAAGACGACGCTGCTGCGCCTGATGCAATGCGGCCTGCGCCCGACCTCGGGCGAGGTGGAGGTGCTGGGCACCCGCCTGTCCCGCGCGCCGCGCAACGCCCTGCCGCGCCTGCGCCGGCGGATCGGGTCGGTGTTCCAGGACTATCGGCTGCTGCCCTACCTCAGCGCCTTCGACAATGTCGCGCTGCCCCTGCGCCTCGCGGGGCGGCTCGAATCGTCGCTGCGCCCGGACGTCACGGAGATCCTGCGCTGGGTCGGGCTGGAGGCGCGGGCCGATGCGCTGCCGCCGCAGCTCTCGGGCGGCGAGCAGCAGCGCGTGGCGATCGCCCGCGCCGTGGTGGGCCGGCCGGAGCTGCTGGTGGCGGACGAGCCCACCGGCAACCTCGATTCCCGGCAGGCACGCCGCCTGCTGGCGCTGCTGACGGAGATGAACCGGATGGGCACGACCGTGGTCGTCGCCACCCATTCCGAGGATCTGGTCGCCGCCTTCCCCGCGCCGATGCTCGTGCTCTCGCGCGGCCGGCTCGTCTCCTATGACGGTCCCGGCCCGGAGGAGCAGGCCATGCCCGCCCGGGAGGACCGGGTGGCCGGGGCGCCGGGCCACGTGCCCGCCCCGCCCGCGGACCCGCCAGCCGGCCACGCCGTCTCCACCTGGCCTATGGAGGAGTGGGAGGACCCCGCCCCGCCGCAGCCCCCGGAGGATGGCGGCTGGGGGGCGGCGCCGCGGGACGCACGCCTGCCGCCGCGCCCCACCCGGCCCGTCCGCCCCTACGACCCGGCGCGCGAGGTGCCGCCGCCCGCCCTGGACCCGCGCTCCCCCTGGGAGGACGGGCCGGACCCGCGCCATGGCTGA
- a CDS encoding L,D-transpeptidase family protein has protein sequence MRRRDLCLALTAGAAPLPGTVRDTLAQRLPPPVPPSPAPYPAEALAARDPATLRRLADRLRRLEEDGLDPAAYALPADALALTDPRGFAEGMQRAASAALSDLLLGRLRLPASRPDILRDPAAVPLPRWQAELASAPDPAAVIDRAARRHPDAPALKAALAGARALVAAGGWQPIPATGGTIEPGSTDPARVPALRARLRAEDPALAAAPDAGELYDDALLDVVRRWQEANGLEADGRVGALTLAALNRPAEARVDQLRVALDMRRAAATPPAGPRVEVNIPDFTLRVVDGPRVLLRMNVVVGRPSRATPLLRVRMTTVQFNPPWGVPERNARQDLLPKFRRDPRGMAAKGFRLYTVVGGERVEVDPATVDWASMTPTNFPYFIRQDAGDANALGRLKFIMPNNDDIYLHDTPERALFNRPDRAFSSGCIRLERPMELLDIALDGMGWDRARSQQIFDSKQTRFVPLKRSLPVNLHYTTAVVEEGRVRLRPDIYGLDAAYAREMDRIATARIAAR, from the coding sequence ATGCGCCGCCGCGACCTCTGCCTCGCCCTGACGGCGGGTGCTGCCCCGCTGCCCGGAACCGTCCGGGACACCCTGGCCCAGAGGCTTCCGCCACCGGTTCCTCCATCGCCCGCGCCCTATCCGGCCGAGGCGCTAGCCGCGCGCGACCCCGCGACGCTGCGCCGCCTGGCCGACCGCCTGCGCCGGCTGGAGGAGGACGGGCTGGACCCGGCCGCCTATGCCCTGCCTGCGGACGCCCTGGCCCTGACCGACCCGCGCGGCTTCGCCGAGGGGATGCAGCGCGCCGCCTCCGCCGCGCTGTCCGACCTGCTGCTCGGGCGCCTGCGCCTGCCGGCCAGCCGCCCCGACATCCTCCGCGATCCCGCCGCCGTGCCGCTGCCGCGCTGGCAGGCGGAGCTGGCCTCGGCCCCCGACCCGGCGGCGGTGATCGACCGGGCGGCCCGCCGCCATCCCGACGCCCCGGCGCTGAAGGCCGCGCTGGCGGGCGCCCGGGCCCTGGTCGCGGCCGGGGGCTGGCAGCCCATCCCCGCCACCGGCGGCACGATCGAGCCGGGCAGCACGGACCCGGCGCGCGTGCCCGCGCTGCGGGCCCGGCTGCGGGCCGAGGACCCCGCCCTGGCGGCGGCGCCGGATGCGGGGGAGCTGTACGACGACGCGCTGCTGGACGTGGTGCGCCGCTGGCAGGAGGCGAACGGGCTGGAGGCGGATGGCCGCGTCGGGGCCCTGACGCTGGCCGCGCTGAACCGCCCGGCCGAGGCGCGGGTGGACCAGTTGCGCGTGGCGCTGGACATGCGCCGCGCCGCCGCCACGCCGCCCGCCGGGCCGCGGGTGGAGGTGAACATCCCCGACTTCACCCTCCGGGTGGTGGACGGGCCGCGCGTGCTGCTGCGGATGAACGTCGTGGTGGGGCGCCCGTCCCGCGCCACGCCGCTGCTGCGCGTGCGCATGACCACGGTGCAGTTCAACCCGCCCTGGGGCGTGCCGGAGCGGAACGCCCGGCAGGATCTGCTGCCGAAGTTCCGCCGCGACCCGCGGGGGATGGCGGCGAAGGGCTTCCGCCTCTACACGGTGGTGGGGGGCGAACGGGTGGAGGTGGACCCGGCCACCGTGGACTGGGCGAGCATGACGCCCACCAACTTCCCCTACTTCATCCGCCAGGACGCGGGCGACGCCAATGCGCTGGGCCGGCTGAAGTTCATCATGCCGAACAACGACGACATCTACCTGCACGACACGCCCGAGCGCGCGCTGTTCAACCGACCGGACCGCGCCTTCTCCTCGGGCTGTATCCGACTGGAGCGACCCATGGAGCTGCTCGACATCGCCCTGGACGGCATGGGCTGGGACCGTGCCCGCAGCCAGCAGATCTTCGACAGTAAGCAGACGCGCTTCGTGCCGTTGAAGCGCAGCCTGCCGGTGAACCTGCACTACACCACCGCCGTGGTGGAGGAGGGCCGCGTCCGGCTGCGCCCCGACATCTATGGCCTCGACGCCGCCTATGCGCGGGAGATGGACCGCATCGCAACCGCCCGGATCGCCGCCCGATGA
- a CDS encoding YcbK family protein translates to MSLFQNRFAGRRPHQDCPCCAPSALGRREVIRASLGLAAGGLACAALPSPVLAAPGAPRRLNVKRAYTEDSFHGVYWENGRYNRDALQKLDWVFRDLSAEEVTPMDPRLFDVLHSVAQRLESHESFQVISGYRSPEYNASLRSRSRRVSTVSLHMSGMAADCRLPDRDSYGMARLAAEMQMGGVGLYRRDGFVHLDCGQPRRW, encoded by the coding sequence ATGAGCCTGTTCCAGAACCGCTTCGCCGGCCGCCGTCCCCATCAGGACTGCCCCTGCTGCGCGCCCTCCGCCCTCGGCCGGCGCGAGGTGATCCGCGCCTCGCTCGGCCTGGCCGCCGGCGGGCTCGCCTGCGCCGCCCTGCCCTCCCCCGTGCTCGCCGCCCCCGGCGCGCCGCGCCGGCTGAACGTGAAGCGCGCCTATACCGAGGACAGCTTCCACGGCGTCTACTGGGAGAACGGCCGCTACAACCGCGACGCGCTGCAGAAGCTGGACTGGGTGTTCCGCGACCTCTCGGCCGAGGAGGTGACGCCGATGGACCCGCGCCTCTTCGACGTGCTGCACAGCGTGGCGCAGCGGCTGGAATCGCACGAATCCTTCCAGGTGATCAGCGGCTACCGCTCGCCCGAATACAACGCCAGCCTGCGCTCCCGCTCGCGCCGGGTCTCGACCGTTTCGCTGCACATGTCGGGCATGGCCGCCGACTGCCGCCTACCGGACCGCGATTCCTACGGCATGGCGCGCCTTGCCGCGGAGATGCAGATGGGCGGCGTGGGACTCTATCGCCGCGACGGCTTCGTCCATCTCGATTGCGGCCAGCCGCGCCGCTGGTGA
- a CDS encoding aspartate aminotransferase family protein: protein MDIAALVAEREADRYELHARHLNEQMVRVLKTIGYDVGFRRGQGPYLWDREGHQYLDLLSGFGVFALGRNHAGVRRALHGVIDADLANLVQMDVSVLAGVLAERLLRQVPWLDKAFFCNSGTEAVEAAMKFARGATGRPGILFAEHAYHGLTYGALSLNGDDNFRDGFGPLLPGCRSVPFGDLDALDRALAGKDIAAFVVEPIQGKGVNMPPEGYLAGVAALCRKHGTLFVADEIQTGLGRTGRFLAVEHWGVEPDMVLLAKSLSGGHVPVGAVLARRWIFAKIFDRMDRAVVHGSTFSKNDLAMAAGLAVLEAMETEGVAANAARQGERLLAFFRGMLGRHEFVKDVRGQGLMIGIEFGKPRSMGLRTAWNMIETVNAGLFCQLITIPLFKEHRILSQVSGHASHTIKLLPALTLSDADCDWIERGFEAVVADSHRFPGAAWSLGRTLAGHAMKAKAGVA, encoded by the coding sequence ATGGACATCGCAGCCCTCGTCGCCGAGCGCGAGGCGGATCGGTACGAGCTGCACGCCCGCCACCTGAACGAGCAGATGGTGCGGGTCCTCAAGACCATCGGCTACGACGTCGGCTTCCGGCGCGGCCAGGGGCCCTATCTGTGGGACCGCGAGGGGCATCAGTACCTCGACCTGCTCAGCGGCTTCGGCGTCTTCGCGCTGGGGCGCAACCATGCGGGGGTGCGGCGCGCGCTGCACGGGGTGATCGACGCCGACCTCGCCAACCTGGTGCAGATGGACGTCTCCGTCCTCGCCGGCGTGCTGGCGGAGCGGCTGCTGCGGCAGGTGCCCTGGCTGGACAAGGCCTTCTTCTGCAATTCCGGCACAGAGGCGGTGGAGGCGGCGATGAAGTTCGCCCGCGGCGCCACCGGCCGGCCGGGCATCCTCTTCGCCGAACACGCCTATCACGGGCTGACCTACGGCGCGCTGTCGCTCAACGGCGACGACAACTTCCGCGACGGCTTCGGCCCGCTGCTGCCCGGCTGCCGTTCGGTGCCCTTCGGCGACCTGGACGCGCTGGACCGTGCCCTGGCCGGCAAGGACATCGCCGCCTTCGTCGTCGAGCCGATCCAGGGCAAGGGCGTGAACATGCCGCCCGAGGGCTACCTGGCCGGGGTGGCGGCGCTGTGCCGGAAGCACGGCACGCTGTTCGTCGCGGACGAGATCCAGACCGGCCTCGGCCGCACCGGGCGCTTCCTGGCGGTGGAGCACTGGGGGGTGGAGCCGGACATGGTGCTGCTCGCCAAGTCGCTCTCGGGCGGGCATGTCCCGGTGGGCGCGGTGCTGGCGCGGCGCTGGATCTTCGCGAAGATCTTCGACCGCATGGACCGCGCGGTGGTGCACGGCTCCACCTTCTCGAAGAACGACCTCGCCATGGCCGCCGGCCTCGCCGTGCTGGAGGCGATGGAGACGGAAGGCGTCGCCGCCAACGCGGCACGCCAGGGCGAGCGGCTGCTGGCCTTCTTCCGCGGCATGCTCGGCCGGCATGAGTTCGTGAAGGACGTACGCGGCCAGGGGCTGATGATCGGCATTGAGTTCGGCAAGCCGCGTTCGATGGGCCTCAGGACCGCCTGGAACATGATCGAGACGGTGAATGCCGGGCTGTTCTGCCAGCTCATCACCATCCCGCTGTTCAAGGAACATCGCATCCTCAGCCAGGTCTCCGGCCATGCCAGCCACACGATCAAGCTGCTGCCGGCGCTGACCCTCTCCGACGCCGACTGCGACTGGATCGAGCGCGGCTTCGAGGCGGTGGTGGCGGACAGCCACCGCTTCCCCGGCGCCGCCTGGAGCCTGGGCCGCACCCTCGCCGGCCACGCGATGAAGGCGAAGGCCGGGGTCGCCTGA
- a CDS encoding secondary thiamine-phosphate synthase enzyme YjbQ codes for MQQRWHRLEVATRGRSLVEVTTPVRRWLAEAPRLTGLLTVWCRHTSASLLVQENADPDVRRDLESFLARLVPDGDRHAYVHDAEGPDDMPAHIRAALTQTQLSIPVLAGEPVLGTWQGLYLWEHRTVPHRRELVLHLLGEAG; via the coding sequence ATGCAGCAGCGCTGGCACAGGCTGGAGGTCGCGACCCGCGGCCGGTCGCTGGTCGAGGTGACCACGCCCGTCCGCCGCTGGCTGGCCGAGGCGCCGCGCCTCACCGGGCTGCTGACGGTGTGGTGCCGGCACACCTCCGCCTCGCTGCTGGTGCAGGAGAATGCCGATCCGGACGTGCGCCGCGACCTGGAGAGCTTCCTCGCCCGCCTCGTTCCTGACGGCGACCGCCACGCCTATGTCCACGACGCCGAGGGGCCAGACGACATGCCCGCCCATATCCGCGCGGCGCTGACCCAGACCCAGCTTTCCATCCCCGTCCTGGCGGGCGAGCCGGTGCTGGGCACCTGGCAGGGCCTCTACCTGTGGGAGCACCGCACAGTGCCGCACCGGCGCGAACTGGTCCTGCATCTGCTGGGCGAGGCGGGCTGA
- a CDS encoding alkaline phosphatase D family protein codes for MTLTGGLRALAAGLPGDPFTLGVASGEPGPDAVVLWTRLAPAPRQPDGGMPPEPVAVDWVVAEDAALRRVVRSGQALAVPEDAHSVHLELSGLRPGRPYWYRFTALGAESPLGRTRTAPAPGAMPAALRLAVASCQQYEHGFYGAYRHMRAEEPDAVIFLGDYIYEASWGRRLVRSHDAPTARDLAGYRARYALYKSDPDLQAMHAACPWLVTWDDHEVSNDYADDRGETERGAPFLERRAAAYRAFWEHMPLPEAARPRGASAQVYRCGGFGALASIHLLDDRQYRAHQACQRPDRGGAGRVTRSACPELDDPARSLLGQAQEDWLAAGLRADGPRWTLLAQQTRMARLGSRPRGMGPEAEPAYWTDGWDGYAPARRRLLGALAERRAPNPIVLGGDIHAHLVAELRPDFDRPETPPVAVEFTGTSITSQGSHYPDRFPDEPHIAYANGDRRGYVSLLLTPDRAEASLRTLDDPADPATGMQTARRFVVEAGRPGLLPG; via the coding sequence TTGACCCTGACGGGCGGGCTGCGCGCCCTCGCCGCCGGGCTGCCCGGCGATCCCTTCACGCTCGGCGTCGCCTCGGGCGAGCCGGGGCCGGATGCCGTGGTGCTCTGGACCCGCCTCGCCCCCGCGCCGCGCCAGCCGGATGGCGGGATGCCGCCGGAGCCGGTGGCGGTGGACTGGGTGGTGGCGGAGGACGCGGCGCTGCGCCGGGTGGTGCGAAGCGGCCAGGCCCTGGCCGTGCCGGAGGACGCGCACTCCGTCCATCTGGAGTTGTCCGGGCTGCGCCCCGGCCGGCCCTACTGGTACCGCTTCACCGCCCTGGGCGCGGAGAGTCCCCTCGGCCGCACCCGCACCGCCCCGGCGCCGGGCGCCATGCCGGCCGCGCTGCGCCTCGCCGTCGCCTCCTGCCAGCAGTACGAGCACGGCTTCTACGGCGCCTACCGCCACATGCGGGCGGAGGAGCCGGACGCGGTGATCTTCCTCGGCGACTACATCTACGAGGCGTCCTGGGGCCGGAGGCTGGTGCGCTCGCACGACGCCCCCACCGCGCGCGACCTCGCCGGCTACCGGGCACGCTACGCGCTGTACAAGTCGGACCCGGACCTCCAGGCGATGCACGCCGCCTGCCCCTGGCTGGTCACCTGGGACGACCACGAGGTCAGCAACGACTACGCCGACGACCGCGGCGAGACGGAGCGCGGCGCGCCCTTCCTGGAGCGCCGCGCCGCCGCCTACCGCGCCTTCTGGGAGCACATGCCGCTGCCCGAGGCCGCCCGGCCGCGCGGCGCCTCGGCGCAGGTCTACCGGTGCGGCGGCTTCGGGGCGCTGGCCTCCATCCACCTGCTCGACGACCGGCAGTACCGCGCCCACCAGGCATGCCAGCGGCCGGACCGCGGCGGCGCCGGGCGTGTCACCCGCTCCGCCTGCCCGGAGCTGGACGACCCCGCCCGCTCCCTGCTCGGCCAGGCGCAGGAGGACTGGCTGGCCGCAGGGCTGCGCGCCGACGGCCCGCGCTGGACCCTGCTGGCGCAGCAGACCCGCATGGCCCGGCTCGGCTCCCGCCCGCGAGGGATGGGGCCGGAGGCGGAGCCCGCCTACTGGACGGATGGCTGGGACGGCTACGCCCCTGCCCGCCGCCGCCTGCTCGGCGCCCTGGCCGAACGCCGCGCGCCCAACCCCATCGTGCTGGGCGGCGACATCCACGCCCACCTCGTCGCGGAGCTGCGCCCCGATTTCGACCGTCCCGAGACCCCGCCCGTGGCCGTGGAGTTCACCGGGACCTCCATCACCAGCCAGGGCAGCCACTACCCCGACCGCTTCCCGGACGAGCCCCACATCGCCTATGCCAATGGCGACCGGCGTGGCTACGTCTCCCTCCTCCTGACGCCGGACCGGGCGGAGGCGTCGCTGCGCACCCTCGACGATCCGGCCGATCCCGCCACGGGGATGCAGACCGCGCGGCGCTTCGTGGTGGAGGCCGGACGGCCGGGCCTGCTGCCGGGGTGA
- a CDS encoding bile acid:sodium symporter family protein, with product MSLATLRSRLRIDPYLLALLATVAVAALLPARGVGAEVLDVAVSVAVAGLFFLYGARLAPQAVLAGLAHWRLQGLVAGSTYLLFPALGLLAGALLRPWVAPELAAGLLFVCLLPSTVQSSIAFTSIARGNVPAALCSASVSNLLGVVLTPLLVALLLGAQGGFSLEALENIALQLLLPFALGQAVRPWIGAWLTRHKPITSVFDRGSILLVVYAAFSEGMVAGIWSRISLGGLGLILLADAVILALVLAVTTLVSRRAGFSTEDEIALVFCGSKKSLASGIPMANILFPASAVGLAVLPLMLFHQLQLFACAALARRYARRAEPAPAPDGALAIG from the coding sequence ATGTCGCTCGCCACCCTCCGGAGCAGGCTGCGGATCGACCCCTACCTGCTCGCCCTCCTCGCCACCGTGGCCGTCGCCGCGCTCCTCCCCGCCCGGGGCGTGGGGGCGGAGGTGCTGGACGTCGCCGTCTCCGTCGCCGTGGCGGGGCTATTCTTCCTCTACGGCGCCCGGCTCGCGCCGCAGGCGGTGCTGGCCGGGCTCGCGCACTGGCGGCTCCAGGGGCTGGTCGCCGGCAGCACCTACCTCCTCTTTCCCGCGCTGGGGCTGCTGGCCGGCGCGCTGCTGCGGCCTTGGGTGGCGCCGGAGCTGGCGGCGGGGCTGCTCTTCGTCTGCCTGCTGCCCTCCACCGTGCAGTCCTCGATCGCCTTCACCTCCATCGCCCGCGGCAACGTGCCGGCGGCGCTGTGCAGCGCCTCCGTCTCCAACCTGCTCGGCGTGGTGCTGACGCCGCTGCTGGTCGCGCTGCTGCTCGGGGCGCAGGGCGGGTTCAGCCTGGAGGCGCTGGAGAACATCGCCCTCCAGCTCCTCCTCCCCTTCGCCCTGGGCCAGGCGGTGCGCCCCTGGATCGGCGCCTGGCTGACCCGGCACAAGCCGATCACCTCGGTCTTCGACCGCGGCTCGATCCTGCTGGTGGTCTATGCCGCCTTCAGCGAGGGCATGGTCGCCGGCATCTGGTCGCGCATCAGCCTGGGCGGGCTGGGCCTGATCCTGCTGGCCGACGCCGTCATCCTCGCCCTGGTGCTGGCGGTCACCACCCTGGTCAGCCGCCGCGCCGGCTTCTCCACCGAGGACGAGATCGCCCTCGTCTTCTGCGGCTCCAAGAAGAGCCTCGCCAGCGGCATCCCGATGGCGAACATCCTCTTCCCCGCCTCGGCCGTGGGCCTCGCCGTCCTGCCGCTGATGCTGTTCCACCAGCTGCAGCTCTTCGCCTGCGCCGCCCTGGCCCGTCGCTACGCCCGCCGCGCCGAGCCTGCCCCGGCGCCGGACGGCGCGCTGGCGATCGGCTGA
- a CDS encoding LysR family transcriptional regulator, whose protein sequence is MRMPKAEWLRSFVAVSEARSFTLAAQRLGLGQSTVSQHIRRLEETLGRTILARDTHSVSPTPEGDALLAFARPVLEAHERLERHFAGTELRGRLRLGLSEDFVLSGLQEVLPEFARRHPSVDLALTVGLSGLLYERFDAGDLDVIFAKRRGTDPRGRLAWREGLAWVGRPGIRPDPHLPLPLLLYPPPSITRALALSALEAAGRSWRLACTSGSLSGLRAAALAGLGVAPHSARLIPPGLAVLPASRSLPELSEIEFVVIGPGPHHRVATALEEVILQTAARLGDAA, encoded by the coding sequence ATGCGGATGCCGAAGGCGGAATGGCTGCGCAGCTTCGTCGCCGTGTCGGAGGCGCGCAGCTTCACCCTGGCGGCGCAGCGGCTGGGCCTGGGCCAGTCCACCGTCAGCCAGCACATCCGCCGGCTGGAGGAGACGCTGGGCCGGACGATCCTGGCCCGCGACACCCACTCCGTCTCCCCCACCCCGGAGGGCGACGCGCTGCTGGCCTTCGCCCGCCCGGTGCTGGAGGCGCATGAGCGGCTGGAGCGGCACTTCGCGGGGACGGAGCTGCGCGGCCGGCTGCGGCTGGGGCTGTCGGAAGATTTCGTCCTCTCCGGCCTGCAGGAGGTGCTGCCGGAATTCGCCCGGCGGCATCCCTCGGTGGATCTGGCCCTGACGGTGGGGCTGAGCGGCCTGCTCTACGAGCGCTTCGACGCGGGCGACCTGGACGTGATCTTCGCCAAGCGGCGCGGCACCGACCCGCGCGGCCGCCTCGCCTGGCGGGAAGGGCTGGCCTGGGTCGGGCGCCCCGGCATCCGGCCCGATCCGCACCTGCCGCTGCCGCTGCTGCTCTACCCACCGCCCAGCATCACCCGCGCCCTGGCACTGTCCGCGCTGGAGGCGGCGGGCCGTTCCTGGCGGCTCGCCTGCACCAGCGGCAGCCTCAGCGGGCTGCGCGCCGCGGCGCTCGCGGGGCTGGGGGTCGCGCCGCATTCCGCGCGGCTGATCCCGCCGGGCCTCGCGGTCCTGCCCGCCTCGCGTTCCCTGCCGGAGCTGTCGGAGATCGAGTTCGTGGTGATCGGCCCCGGCCCGCACCACCGCGTGGCGACGGCACTGGAGGAGGTGATCCTGCAGACGGCGGCGCGACTGGGCGATGCGGCATGA
- a CDS encoding Re/Si-specific NAD(P)(+) transhydrogenase subunit alpha, giving the protein MRVAVLKERRGGETRVAATPETAKKLIGLGNTIAVETGAGLSAGIPDAAYAEAGAEIAADAAAALSGAGIVLKVRAPLAEGEGEVDELSLIPAGALLIGTLEGMTSPDRVKAYAGRGIEAAAMEMLPRITRAQSMDILSSQANLAGYRAVIEGAAAFDRGFPMLMTAAGTIPAANVFVMGAGVAGLQAIATARRLGGRVSATDVRPAAKEEIKSLGATFVGYEDEESKAAQTAGGYAKQLSAEFYAKQAEVVAAHIAKQDVVVTTALVQGRKAPILVTEAMVAAMKPGSVIVDIAADAGGNVALTRPGEMVVTANGVKILGWHNWPGRIAAAASSLYARNLLTFLTTFWDKDASAPKLPEEDEIVRGVLLTRGGRTVHPQLQAA; this is encoded by the coding sequence ATGCGGGTGGCTGTGCTGAAGGAACGCCGGGGCGGGGAGACGCGTGTCGCGGCGACCCCCGAGACGGCGAAGAAGCTGATCGGCCTGGGCAACACGATCGCGGTCGAGACGGGGGCCGGGCTGTCGGCCGGCATCCCGGACGCGGCCTATGCCGAGGCCGGTGCGGAGATCGCCGCCGATGCCGCCGCCGCTCTGTCGGGTGCCGGGATCGTCCTGAAGGTCCGCGCGCCCCTCGCCGAGGGCGAGGGCGAGGTGGACGAGCTCTCCCTGATCCCGGCCGGCGCGCTGCTGATCGGCACGCTGGAGGGCATGACCAGCCCCGACCGGGTGAAGGCCTATGCCGGGCGCGGCATCGAGGCCGCGGCGATGGAAATGCTGCCGCGCATCACCCGCGCGCAGAGCATGGACATCCTCTCCTCCCAGGCGAACCTCGCCGGCTACCGCGCGGTGATCGAGGGCGCGGCCGCCTTCGACCGGGGCTTCCCGATGCTGATGACGGCGGCGGGCACCATCCCGGCGGCGAACGTCTTCGTCATGGGCGCGGGCGTCGCCGGCCTCCAGGCCATCGCCACCGCCCGCCGGCTGGGCGGCCGCGTCTCCGCCACCGACGTGCGACCGGCCGCCAAGGAGGAGATCAAGTCCCTCGGCGCCACCTTCGTCGGCTACGAGGATGAGGAGAGCAAGGCGGCCCAGACCGCGGGCGGCTACGCCAAGCAGCTCTCGGCCGAATTCTACGCGAAGCAGGCCGAGGTCGTGGCCGCGCACATCGCCAAGCAGGACGTGGTGGTGACCACCGCCCTGGTGCAGGGCCGCAAGGCGCCGATCCTGGTGACGGAGGCCATGGTCGCCGCCATGAAGCCGGGCAGCGTGATCGTGGACATCGCCGCCGACGCCGGCGGCAACGTCGCGCTGACCCGGCCGGGCGAGATGGTCGTCACGGCGAACGGCGTGAAGATCCTGGGCTGGCACAACTGGCCCGGGCGCATCGCGGCGGCGGCCAGCAGCCTCTACGCCCGCAACCTGCTGACCTTCCTCACCACCTTCTGGGACAAGGACGCGAGCGCGCCGAAGCTGCCGGAGGAGGACGAGATCGTCCGCGGCGTGCTGCTGACCCGCGGCGGCCGCACCGTCCACCCGCAGCTCCAGGCCGCCTGA
- a CDS encoding NAD(P) transhydrogenase subunit alpha — translation MTPNELANRADGVAQQALALAREARLAAEAHAPGVIEAVGHGAAAAEPFLLLLTIFLLACFVGYHVVWSVTPALHSPLMGVTNAISSVIVVGAILATGLGDSVAAKIFGFLAVTLASVNIFGGFLVTRRMLAMFKRKG, via the coding sequence ATGACCCCGAACGAACTCGCCAACCGGGCCGACGGCGTCGCCCAGCAGGCCCTGGCCCTGGCCCGGGAGGCGCGCCTCGCCGCCGAGGCGCATGCCCCCGGCGTGATCGAGGCGGTGGGCCACGGCGCCGCCGCGGCCGAGCCCTTCCTGCTGCTGCTGACGATCTTCCTGCTCGCCTGCTTCGTCGGCTACCACGTGGTGTGGAGCGTGACGCCGGCCCTGCACTCGCCGCTGATGGGCGTGACCAACGCCATCTCCTCGGTGATCGTGGTGGGCGCCATCCTCGCCACCGGCCTGGGCGATTCCGTCGCCGCCAAAATCTTCGGCTTCCTCGCCGTCACGCTTGCGAGCGTGAACATCTTCGGCGGCTTCCTGGTCACGCGGCGCATGCTCGCGATGTTCAAGCGGAAGGGCTGA